The nucleotide window GGTTGTACATGGAGTTCCTAAGCGAAACTAACATAACTGAACACGAGATTGAAGATGTAGAGTGAAAAGTTAAACTGTCAAGCTTATTTATCCTCTGAAGTATTACCACCTATGAGTATTACTCAACTGCCGCTGGTCTTAAACACACCACGAGAGATTGATGTTCAAACCCACTTGAATTACCTAAAAGAGGGCTACGTCAATACCTTGAGTGAGCAGCCAAAACCAGAACTAGTGATCACATGGAGAGACACCCTCAAACTATTAAAACAGCTTGACGTTGACATGCCCGCAGTACTGGAGTATCCACTAATTGGAGGGGACAGGGCGGATCTTATCTTCGTTGCCGACAACAGAGGAATAGTCGTAGAGCTCAAGGACTGGAAAGGTGATCTAAAAGTTATAGATGACCTATTTGTCCAGGTGGGAAACGAACTCCGGATCAACCCCTGCTACCAAGTGAGGAACTACGTCAACAAACTAAACTACTTCCACTCCTCTGGATTGCAGTTTGATGGGTACGTAATGTTCTATAACGGTAAGGAACAGGTTGAAGGGCTCGACCAGTGCAAGGTTATCCAATCACACGATGAACTGAGGGAGATAGTCAGGGGCTTGGGCGACTCTAACCCAAGCTCGTTAGAGAAGTTATTAAGGGGGAAGTTCTACGTGAGCGAGACGCTCGTTAGGTTAATAGAGCGGAAAGAGAAGGATCTCATTCAAAACGCTACAAACGTACTCTTAGCCAGTGGGTTCGGTCTCACAGAGAGCCAATTACTGCTTGTGAGGGAGATCAAGGAGGTCCTTGATGAGCTGAAGAGAGGAAAAGATGTGGACAAGACATACCTTATCAGGGGGAGCAGCGGTTCAGGCAAGACATTAGTGGCCCTAGTGCTCCTAATGGAGGGGTTAAAGAGGCAGGTGAGAACAGTGCTAGGGTACAAGAACAACAGGCTGTTAAACACCCTAAGGATTGCGCTAGATGAAGTAGGAGGGGCCATACAGTTCTACTCTACGGGCTACGGAAAAGGTGTTGCTGAAGAGAAGTACGACCAGGACGTGGACTTCCTGATTTTCGATGAGGCACAGAGGATGAGGCTCGACAACATTAGGATAGCGATGCAAAGAGGAAAAGTGAGGGTGTTCTTCTACGACGATAACCAGATGTTGCTAAACTTGGAGGAGGGGACGAGGGAGAACTTCCTCAAAGTTGGCAAGGGGGTGGAGGAGAGAGAGTTAACTTCAGTCTTCAGGGAGGACGAAAGCTATGTTGAATGGGTTAAGAATCTCCTAGGGGGGAACCAGGTTAGATTCCCTGCCCATACCAAGGTTAAGTTTCAGGTAGTCGAAGACATAACCACAATGCTCCGGGAGCTGAAGATGAGGAAGGAAGAGGGGTCTAAGATAGCGTTAGTCTGCGCGTTCACTGAGTCCCCAGGGGATGAGGAGAACCCGGAGAGCTGTTGTAACGTAAGGATAGGGTATCCCATCTGCAAGAGTTGTGATAAAAAGGTTGAGGTCTCAGACCTCGACATATACAAGGGTGTAGACCTAAAGAGCGTTGTTGGTAAGGACAAGATATACTGGTTAATGAACGCTAAGACCGAATATCCTCACTACTGGAGGACTGGAGGGGGGATAGATAGGTGTGCCTCTGTGTACGGGGTCCAAGGCTTTGAAGCTGAATACGTTGGTGTAGTCTGGGGTAGGGACCTAGTGTGGAGAGGGGGACAATGGGTTGTAAACCCAGACCCGATAACTGACTACGTCGGTGGAAATAAGTCGTTAGAAAAGACCGCTAGAAGGGACAAAGGGAGGGCACTCCAGTTGTTAAGGAATAGGTATTACGTAATGCTGACAAGGGGTATTAAGGGAGTCTACGTCTTTGCAGAAGATGAAGAAACGGGGAAGCTCTTGCAGGGTCTTGTCTAGAGTGGTTTCAAGACTAAAGGACGTAACTTATCGGTATTGGGATATTCATGTTTAGTCTCCAAAGAATTGGTGACTGTCTTGACCCGAGGCTATTAGTGATAGGATCTTAATTGAATTCTCATAAAACATGAAGAATTAGGGGAAATAGGACTAGAATTCCCGATAGTATAATTCCTAAAAATACGTCTTCTTTTCTGCGCTCCACTAGGGAACAGCCTGACAGTTAGAGTACGGACGCCTCTGTATTTCGGGGAAGATCGGCTCATGTTCCTCATCTTTATGAAGTTGACAAGAAGGGAGCGTCACAGAAGATGGTGTGTGACAAGAGCTTTAAAAAACCTTACCCCGCTACGGCGAGGTTTTCTTTTCCGTTTATAAATCGTTCTATGCAACGTCATAGTTAGTGATTTATTTTAAGTTACAAAACTAATTCGTGAGATTTGGGATAGTTTACAACAATTTCCTCTCTCCCACATTTGCGGGAGGAGGTGACGTCCACGCATATGAGGTCTCTAGCCTAAAGAAAAGTTTCAAGATAGTATACAATCCGTCTAGCATAGTCTTTCGCTGGGAAAAGGATAAGTTAGAGGAAAAGGCTAAAGAGTTTAAAAACCTCCGGCGTCTCGGTCCTAAAGGGTGAGGCTTTCCTCACTTTGTAAGAGCTTATCTCAGGCTTATAGACGTTCTACGCCAAGAGTTATAGAGACCTTCGTTAACTAGGTTAGAGGACGCCCACCATACCAAGAGTTTTGTGTCCCTACAGAGGTACTAAAAGAGTTGAAGGACAGGCCTTGGCTGACGGCGGTTTAGGTCGGTTAAACTCAAGCCCTAATTCAAGAACCGAACACTCGACACTAGAAGGAAAAGTTAGAGTTAATAGAATGAAGAGCCTGTATTGCATTGCTGAGGGTGAGTGAACTGGACGTACAAGTGGCGATTCCAACTCACAAGAACGATGGGAGGACTATCCGCTTTACCATTGAGGGGCTAACTAAGCAGACGTACAAGGACTTCAACGTACTGATAGTTTACAAGCCTAGCGAGGGGGACAGGACGCTTGACGTAGTTGAGTGGTTCTCGAAGTCCCTCGACATCAAGGTAATTTATCAGAAAGAGGGGTACATTGAGGAGGCTATGAACTTGATCTACTCAAACGCCAACGCTGACCTCTTGCTAACTATCGACGATGATAACATTCCCGACTCTAACTGGGTTTTAGACCACAAGAACTTCCACGAACGCTATGAGGACCTTGGAGTGGCCAGGGGTAAAGTTGTCTGGAAGACTGGATCGTCAAAATTCAAGCTGAGCTTGAGGGAGTTGGCTAAGAAGGTAATCTACAGACAGTATTCCTCAGCTTTCGACGGGTACGGAGGCTACTTGACAATTTACGGTATCCCCACGGATAGGAGACCAAAGTTCACCAACGATTACATGAAGACTATCACAATTGCGGCTGAGAACATGAGCGTTAAGAGAGAGGTGTACAAGGGCTTCGTGTTACCAGGGTATACCCTAAGGGGGTTCCATAACGAGGAGATCTTAACACTACACGCGATTAAGAAGGATTACTTTACAGCGGAGATTATAGGTGGCTTAAATAAGGAGATTGAGAGGATGGACTTTGGGGTGAAGAAAGACAGCCTTTCCACGCCTACCACTTTGAAAGGCAGGCTTAACCTAATAGCTGAACACTACCTTTTCCCCTATGCCGCCAACTTGGTGGGCTTCCCGCCCAAGTACTTGAGGTTCGTACAAACTTTATTGACTATTTCTAGGACAGGATTGGAGAGGGAGGCAACGAAATTGGGCCTTAGCCTTGCTATCCAAGGCATTGAGCATAGACTTGAGCCAGCAAAGGTGAGGGAGATGCTGAAAAAAGGGTTAGACGAACTGATAGCGGGGCAGAACAACATCTAAAGCTCTCTTGCCTCGTTAAGGAGAGCAGTAAACCAATGTGGAGATCTGCCTTGTCAGTGTGGGCGTTTGACGTCTCAACAGTCTATCTTGGTTACCCTTATTCATCTCCCAGGACAAGGGTAATAAGTTCTCTTCCAACGTATGGTCTCATCGTAAGGTAATTGAGTAAATTGTGTATAAGCTCTATGAATACGGTATTAAGGTGTCCTTAGTTCTTAAGTATAACACTCCAAAGCTCCGTGCTTTTCATAACGTCGTCAATGAGAGGAAGCCTGGGGGTGTCGTCAATTGTCCGAGAGGTCATAAGCTTCACGGCGATGTTAATGGAGCTTTAAATGTTATGAAATTGGGGGTAACGAGAATCGTTAATACACTGAAAAACTCTCTCTTTCCTCGTAACTTCAAACGTAGTAACCCCCTTAAAGGGGCGGGGATAACGCCTTAACCTCAGTGGAACCTTCGCCCTTTGGGGGGTCAGAAACTAGTGATAAATAATAGTTCAAAGTTTTTTGGGGCTTAGCTACTTCATCTCCATACTAAGCCTGAGGATACGCAAGACGGAGCCTCGATGACTTTAAAAAATTAACATAGACCTTGAACTTCTCCTCATTACCTGATCCTACTAGTTCCCATTTTACTCTATGATCGAGTCGTGGGACCGCTCAGCACTTCCTCTCCTGACGCCTCCTCAAGGCTCTTTAGCTTTGGTTCCTTGACTGTGAGCAGAGTTATAACGGCCCCCACCACGCTAACAGCAGCGAGCATCTCTAAGATCCCCTTTATCCCTATGCTAGCCAGGAGTGAAGGGAAGAGGTAGGTTGTTATGGCTGCCCCTAGCTTTCCTGACGCAGCAGAGATCCCGTGACCCGTAGTCCTAAACCTAGTGGGGTAAACTTCAGCCGGCAATACGAAGGTCGTTGTGTTTGGACCAAAGTCAATGAAGAAGTATGAGAAGGCGTAAATGGCGAAAGCTGCTGTAGCTGGGATTAGGAAACCTGATACCTTAGTACCGGTCGCTATTAGAACCGAGGATACCACAAAGTAGATTACGGACATCATTAGGAACCCAAGGACCTGAATGGGTTTCCTGCCTAGCCTGTCCATGAGCGCCACTGCGGTGAAGTAACCGAAGAAACCTACCATGAATGGGACCCCCTGCTCCACAATCTCGAAACCTACGGAAGATGGCTTACCGAGGATAGATGTCACTATGGGGCCCGAATAGACCCCAGTACCATAGAAGGCTATGTCCAATATGAACCATGGAACTGCTGTCCCCACAAGGAGGAGGCCATACTTGGAGAAGAACTCTCCCAAGGACATGGGTCTAGGAGAGACCTTCTGAACATCTAGGTCTGTGCCCATGAAGGAGGCAGCCTTCTTGGCTTCCATTACATTGCCCTTGACTAGGGCAGCATGCCTGGGGGTCTCAGGTACCTTTCTCCTTAGGTAGATCACGGTAGCTGCAGGTATTGCACCTACCCCAGCCATAACCCTCCACGCCAGATCGGGTGGTAGGGTAAACGCTGATATAGCCCCAACAGCGACTGCTGCCAGGCTCCCTATACCCTGGTTTGCGAACACTAGGGCTATGAGCTTACCCCTGTCCTTAACGTTGGCGTACTCGCTCATTATCGTGGCTGATATGGGGTAGTCACCGCCTATTCCTAACCCCATTATTGACCTGAACACTATTAACCACAGGATGTTTGGGGAAAAAGCCGACAGTAGGGCACCAAGGCTCAGGATCGTAGCTTCAACCCCGTAGATTGCCTTCCTCCCAAGGACGTCTGCCAGGACTCCGAAGATAAGCTGGCCCAAGATTGCGGTGATCAGGGCTGAAGACGCCAAGAGCCCAGTGGTGAAGGCGTTAAGCTCAAACCCGGGCAACTTGTTGGCTGAAAAAACGTCTAGTATGGCAGATATTATGAGCAGGTCATAGGCGTCCGTGAAGAAGCCCATCCCCGCCGTGTACCAGATCTTTATGTGGTTAAAGGTTAGCTTTAAATCATCTAAATTTTTGAAAGGAGATCTTCCTGGTTCCATTTCAACCTAGTTTACGTACTCTAGTTAGATAATATAGCTTACCTATAGAGAAGAAGAGATCTATTTATGATATATAGTCTTATTTATTGATATATAGTTTCAAGTACTTTCTATAAGCTAGTAGTCCGCATGAGAGCTAGTTTGCTCTGAACTCTGAAAACTAGGGCGCACGAGTCCCATTACTCCTTGCTCTCCAGTAACTTTCTCAATTTCCCCTCAAGCTTGACCAGTTCCTCCCTTATCTCGTCCTCAATGTCCTTGGAGTAACCTAGTCCGTTGTTCTTTACGTACCAGTACGGTAACGCCACCTCCTCCTCACCAAGGTCCCTCACGATGCTCTTGGGTACCCAGAGCTCCTTGTCTCCAACCTTCATGAGGTAAGCCTTGGAGGTCTCGCTCCTCTGCAACGCTCTCAACCTAATCACCTTCTCCCCTAGGGCCCTCTCCAACTCCCATCTCCTCTGGTTCAACATGAAGTTCAGAAGCTCTTCCCTCCCCTCAAAGTACTTACCTTGAAACCTGTAGATGGTCTTCCCAGAGACGGTGCAGTATCTCACCTCATCCTCATCAAACCTAAGTAGACTTTTACACGTGAGATCTTGGAAATCACCGTTGTACACGTAGTAGGATACGTCCACGGTCTTACCCTTCCTTCTGTAGACCCTCTTAATGAGCGTCCCTACCTCCTCGTCAATCTCTCCCTCATAGTACCCCCCGGACTTGACCTCATGCCAGACCTTCCTCTTTAGCTTCACCTGTCTCCATATCTTGGAATAGGCGAAGTAGTACTCCTCCTCGTCCTTGGATATTTTTCCTATCTTGATCATCATTACTCCAAATTTCGAGTTATAGTTAAAAATATTTGCGCAATTCTGGAATCTAGGGTCGTTTAAAGTGGTATGTTTCCATGGAGAGGTCATAAGCGTTAGGGGAAGGACCTCTGACTTATACAGTTAATGTCCTATCTAGTTCTCCCAAAATTCAGCGTATACTGCCCTCTAAAGGGGACTACTCCTCGCTAACTATATAGATCTCCATAAGTTACTGAGGATATATGGGGAAATCTAATATTCAACCTCTCCGACACTCATTTATGAAGATTCACAGATCCTTCCAAACTTCACATGACTGCGAAGCTGTGCTAACCTTATCCAAAGACCCAAACTTTTTACTGAGGAAGCTTTTTCCCCCGGTCAGCTCCATAGAAAAGAGGGGAAACAAGTTCAAGGCCGAGGGAAGTTACATGCACTTGAGTATGACCGCGGAAGGTGTCGTACTAGTTTCAAGTAATGCAGTCACCTATATGTTGAAGACTGGGGACAGCGTGGGGAAGATAGAACTAGAGTGTTCCGATAGGAAGATTGAGCTGGACTTTGAGTACGAGGGTTGTGATGGGTTCTTGGCAAAGAGGATTTTATCGAACTGGTTCGATAGGTTTGTCGAGGACTTTGAGGAGAACGTAAGACTAATGAGGATAGAGAGGAGGGTTTAAGCCGAGTTAGTCAGTACTAGGATATCTCTTAGCTCGAATTTCGACTGGGATTTGGCTGACTTCATCCCCACAATGCGAGGGTTCCCCTTATCGATTCGGGTCTACATCTCTCGTGTGGGGGATAAAGAGGGAGAGCCTTCACGGAGGTTCATGATTTCAATGAGGTCACGGTCGTTCTCATAACCGCATAGATCGGAAGTATCTACGAGCTATCTCTTTCATTTCTTTACAGCGCTTAAGACGTGTAGTAGAGGGGTAGTGAGGGTCTACGGACACTCTTAGTCTTTTTTCCTCCATCCAGTTCTGTAAACGACGGTACCGGATGAGATACAGTCTTTCCCTAAACTCTTTTGACAACTTTTTTACATTATTAATCATATTTTTAAATCTTCTAAAAAGATTGATGAGACGTTAAATGAAATAGCTGATTCAGATATCCATTTGCCAACTTTTCTAGCGAAGTCCTCTAAAATCTTGTCCTTCTGTGAAAGTCGTTTACTCTATTTTCAGGGTTCTCTTGTCCTTTATCTCTTCTAGTATTTTTCTGTAAACCTTCAGCTAACGATTTTGAGGTAATGGTTCGCTAAACGGGTTGGTATCCTAACGTGTTGTTTGTCATTTCCAACAACGATGTCGGCCGTGCTAACGTCGGCAGCTACTCCTTCTTTAGGTTCTAACTCTTCCCAGTCCTTGTACAGGGACACCCTCAGGTACGCAGTACCGCCCCTAGGCAGCCTATCCCCATTTCTCAGTCCTTGTATAGAGACAGATTCCTTGGATAGCCTACTATTGACGGTTCACCGACATCCCTAATCCAAACGACTGTCCTGTTAAGGTCTATTTATACGAGATTTTTGGGGTAAGCCATACTGAGACCTTATAGATCGTGTGGTACCTACCACGCTTAGGATCCTTCAACTAATCCTTATATTTAGTTAAAGAGACCCTATAGCAGTCTTGAGCTAACTTGGAGGATAAGTTAGACTGTCTCAATGTCTCGTAAGTTTCATTACCATTTTCCTTCAACAACTTTTTTGTTCTACTATCTCTCAACCAAGAGAGGACAAAACGTAGACTCTTCTCATACCATTCAGTCATGCTGAGTTCAGGGACTGTGGGGGAAATCTCCGCTAACTGTATCTCTGACGTTCCCACCCTTTTTAAGTCCCCCTGCCCATAAATAGATAAAGAGATAAGGCGTCTAAATGATTTCCAACCCTGCTTAATGGTTAGACTTTCGTTGTTTTGTAAATACGTAAAGTGATTCGACTAAGATGATACTTGCAAGATACTTTCTATCCAACTACGGTGATATTTAAAATATTCTTTGCTCCGTAACAGTATCATAGTTTTTTCATTCAATAATATATATTTAACTTCCCATCTAGACTATCAACTTTTTAACATAACAGTATCCCATTTACCTATCACATTTACCTCCTCCCCTCCCTCTCTTAATGTAATCAGAGGGACGGAGACCGAAAGAGTCTTTCAATTCAACGGCCCCCATAGAGATCAGGAAATCCACAATTTCCGTCAACCCTCTATAGCTAGCCAAATGGAGGACTGTGAAGCCTTGCGGATCCTTTACGTTTGGGTTTGCACCCCTTTCTACAAGGAGCTTCAGAATCTCAAAGCGATCAGCGCAGAACGACCTATGAATAGGGTAATACCCAGTTGCGTCCGGTCTGTTTGGGTCCACACCCACATCCAAAAGGTAAGAAACTATCTCTTTTTCCCCAACGAAGCACGCTAAGCTCAAGAGGTTTTCCATGGCTTCGCACCTTATCAGGTTTTCCTTGTCCTGAGCCTTCAGAACTTCAACCTTTCCCAAAATTACAGCTTTTTTGAGC belongs to Metallosphaera tengchongensis and includes:
- a CDS encoding DNA/RNA helicase domain-containing protein produces the protein MSITQLPLVLNTPREIDVQTHLNYLKEGYVNTLSEQPKPELVITWRDTLKLLKQLDVDMPAVLEYPLIGGDRADLIFVADNRGIVVELKDWKGDLKVIDDLFVQVGNELRINPCYQVRNYVNKLNYFHSSGLQFDGYVMFYNGKEQVEGLDQCKVIQSHDELREIVRGLGDSNPSSLEKLLRGKFYVSETLVRLIERKEKDLIQNATNVLLASGFGLTESQLLLVREIKEVLDELKRGKDVDKTYLIRGSSGSGKTLVALVLLMEGLKRQVRTVLGYKNNRLLNTLRIALDEVGGAIQFYSTGYGKGVAEEKYDQDVDFLIFDEAQRMRLDNIRIAMQRGKVRVFFYDDNQMLLNLEEGTRENFLKVGKGVEERELTSVFREDESYVEWVKNLLGGNQVRFPAHTKVKFQVVEDITTMLRELKMRKEEGSKIALVCAFTESPGDEENPESCCNVRIGYPICKSCDKKVEVSDLDIYKGVDLKSVVGKDKIYWLMNAKTEYPHYWRTGGGIDRCASVYGVQGFEAEYVGVVWGRDLVWRGGQWVVNPDPITDYVGGNKSLEKTARRDKGRALQLLRNRYYVMLTRGIKGVYVFAEDEETGKLLQGLV
- a CDS encoding glycosyltransferase family A protein translates to MSELDVQVAIPTHKNDGRTIRFTIEGLTKQTYKDFNVLIVYKPSEGDRTLDVVEWFSKSLDIKVIYQKEGYIEEAMNLIYSNANADLLLTIDDDNIPDSNWVLDHKNFHERYEDLGVARGKVVWKTGSSKFKLSLRELAKKVIYRQYSSAFDGYGGYLTIYGIPTDRRPKFTNDYMKTITIAAENMSVKREVYKGFVLPGYTLRGFHNEEILTLHAIKKDYFTAEIIGGLNKEIERMDFGVKKDSLSTPTTLKGRLNLIAEHYLFPYAANLVGFPPKYLRFVQTLLTISRTGLEREATKLGLSLAIQGIEHRLEPAKVREMLKKGLDELIAGQNNI
- a CDS encoding MFS transporter, whose translation is MEPGRSPFKNLDDLKLTFNHIKIWYTAGMGFFTDAYDLLIISAILDVFSANKLPGFELNAFTTGLLASSALITAILGQLIFGVLADVLGRKAIYGVEATILSLGALLSAFSPNILWLIVFRSIMGLGIGGDYPISATIMSEYANVKDRGKLIALVFANQGIGSLAAVAVGAISAFTLPPDLAWRVMAGVGAIPAATVIYLRRKVPETPRHAALVKGNVMEAKKAASFMGTDLDVQKVSPRPMSLGEFFSKYGLLLVGTAVPWFILDIAFYGTGVYSGPIVTSILGKPSSVGFEIVEQGVPFMVGFFGYFTAVALMDRLGRKPIQVLGFLMMSVIYFVVSSVLIATGTKVSGFLIPATAAFAIYAFSYFFIDFGPNTTTFVLPAEVYPTRFRTTGHGISAASGKLGAAITTYLFPSLLASIGIKGILEMLAAVSVVGAVITLLTVKEPKLKSLEEASGEEVLSGPTTRS
- a CDS encoding STK_08120 family protein — translated: MKIHRSFQTSHDCEAVLTLSKDPNFLLRKLFPPVSSIEKRGNKFKAEGSYMHLSMTAEGVVLVSSNAVTYMLKTGDSVGKIELECSDRKIELDFEYEGCDGFLAKRILSNWFDRFVEDFEENVRLMRIERRV
- a CDS encoding ankyrin repeat domain-containing protein: MVSSLCERLKKAVILGKVEVLKAQDKENLIRCEAMENLLSLACFVGEKEIVSYLLDVGVDPNRPDATGYYPIHRSFCADRFEILKLLVERGANPNVKDPQGFTVLHLASYRGLTEIVDFLISMGAVELKDSFGLRPSDYIKRGRGGGKCDR